AGTCAATTAAGTACCAGAGCTTCATCGAACTTGGACATCGTATCAGAATTAGATTTATCATACTCGAAGAAGAAGTTTACATTACGTAACGTTTATAAGTTAAATCTTAGAAACAGTTTTcctttcatttaatataacagATATTAATGTCATTAAGACACATTTCAAAATATAGTCAGTTGGTTTATCAGTAAATTTCATACTTACACCCTCGAACAGTTTCTTCTTGTCGTCATACGAGCGTGTGTCAACACGCCTTTCATATTTCGACGCGACTTGGATTTTAGgctaaaagaaaaaaaaaatgctcaATTATTCTTGGCTAGACTGAGTAGTGACAGTGACATTTGActcttaaaaatacttacggGGTGCTTGCCTGTGAGTGCCTCGGGGTCGAGTCCCTTCTTGAGAGCCTTGTGCCTTAACTGTTGCTTTTGTCTTTCTTTGAGCTCTTTTAACTGTAGGTAGATGATTTATTGTCTTATTATTAAGccaattaatttgtttaacacTCTTTCATTCTCGTAAAGTTTatactgattaaaaaaaacatcaaatctTAAGAACCACATTTACCGCAACAGATTTCGGTCGAAACTAAGCATCGGTTAACTTACGTCGTAGTCCTGCCTCTTTTGTCTCTCCTCAAGATCGTACTTTTCGGTCTCGAGCTTGATGATGCATTCCCAGAGTTCGGTGGCCTTTTGGCGAAGCTTGTCTACGGACAGACCTTCGATGGTCAGGGGCTTGATGCGGATGGACAGGGAGATTTTCTTTTCCTCTTCTAGTTGTTCCTTGGTCTTGTTGCGCTCCAGCTGGGCGTTGCTAAGGCCGAACTGTAAACGTACATTTTGTTGGAGTACGATGTTAGGCAGCAATACGTAGCCATTTTTAGGTgcattattaaacaaacataatgtataataatataatataagtaaaattgtATCTTGTCTGAATAAaggcttatattattattatattaaacaaattgtacTATTTGTGAATTAAGGCTATCAACTGTGTATGTTGAACCTTTGTTCTAGactaaattttatgtaatgtgCACTAACGTTGTCATTCTTCTTCTGGATGGTGAAGTTAGGTCCAGTTTTGTTAGAGGCATCCTTCATGGCCTGAAGCATAGCCTGCCTCTTCTTTTCGGCCTCTTCGAGCCTCTGTCTCTTCTCTTCGATGTCACGCTGTTTCTTCTCCTCTAGCTCGCGGACTCGCCTCTCTTCCTCTTCCTTCTTCTTCTGGGCGAGGCGTTTCTCTTCTTCCGCGCGGGAGACctttaaaaacaacattttatttctgctcactcagtttaaaatacaataatttatctcGTAAGAGTTACCTTGCGCTTGGCCTGCTTCTCCTTGAGACGTTTGAGCTCATCTTCTTCCTTGGACCTCTGTTTACGCCATTCGTTAATGTATTCCTTCAGCTGCTCATCTAGATCAGACCGCTTTTGGTCTTGACGCTGTAAAACATTTCTAATTAGTATATggacatgtatttttaaaaatataaaaaaatcgatttaaaGCGAAAATACCTTAATGAATTCTGGATCTCCCTCACTgctgaaaacaaaatattaattaatatcactTCAAGGGAATGAGCCAAATTATTGACTCCGACTAACATTTATCTTCAGTTAATTGTGTTTAGTTGTAGTCGTACAGTTTATTGACTTATGTAACACATAAAGTGGCATTGCTTATGTGTGAACATGAATATTTAagacattatataaatacacattGTATTAAAACACTTAATCAGAATTATTGTGTATGTGTACCATCGTGTTGTTACGCAAtggttatgaatatttaaattgaaatgtgGTTTTAAAGACACGAACGTTTAATGAAATCACAAAATTAGGACGTTTACGGTTTCCATGCGAATGTTTAAATCAGAATTTTAGGTATTCGACACAGAGATTCGAAACGGCGCGGGCGCATCGCGAACTTCAGAAATAGAACGCGTAGATCGTTTAAAAATAGCCGTCGCGGCTTGCTCAACATTTAATGTTCGTTCGGAAAAATTCTGGCAAAAATACACGTTTCGTTCGTCCGCGCCGttctagttatttattataggatTACATTTACAGTTAGTGACACCAGAGAGCGGTGTGACTTACGCGATCGACGGTCTACTCCTAGAAACAGAAAATAACAATGAGCATCAACCACATCGCCGCCGTATTCGTATATAATACAGAATATAAGCGTAGGATTACATAGCACAATCAAAGATTccgaaacaaaatatattagagaTATATTAAACggcaaattataatttcttagTGCGTTGATTATTGCCACACATGGCTAAGCGAAGCGCTGAAAGTTTGAAGTACTGAAATCTACTTACTCTTGTTTGGGAGCGGGCCTATTGAGCGGTTGCAGGAGCGGGAAggaaaataatcaataattaatatcgtattctaaatataataactaaagcTAAACACATATAAGCGAAGACAGACAGCACGACAgacttgttaataaaaaaaaactgtcgaAAGCGATGGCAACTAGCGTCCGAGTGAGTTCATAGCTAATAAAGCATCGACCGAGCACTAAAAGCAACATTGTCTTAGCCTATCGAGCCAAGCGTGCGAATGCCGCCGCGAAAGGGCGCTCACTTACTTCCTGCAACAAAGATATAGGATACGGTGAGACGTGCATCAAACCTGACACGACAGAGAACTGAAACTAACTGAATTTACAGTGGTGACACTAAGTGATAGATCTCATCTAGATAAGGCTTTAGAAGAAAGGCAGAGAACCCTCAAGCTTAAGTCTCAAATCAGAGCTAACTCGAAGGACGCGTTCTGCGGCACTACTTACGTCTCTACGACTTCTTCTTCGACTTCCTCCTCTTCGGAGCCACTGTTGAGAAAAGACaccgtttatatttttacatgttAGCACATTAGAGGTTCATTCTGATGTGGATCAGTACAAAATTGGAGCAAAAACGTAGGGACAATCAATGCAAGAATTATGAACGTGATAGTGTATTGATTTTAACTGTaccttgtaatattttatttgttttaaaataatgtatcacTTACGAATATTCCTCTTCGTCGGACATTTTGGTAATGTGTTagtctgaaaaaaaattggtctgtaaataaataggttCTTATTAATAAGTGTCCATCGTGGTAGGGTTACCAAGATTGAACTGAGacccaatatatatttttgacgtatTCAGACTTAGCgcagtctcgtttctgaataaCCCTAAAGATTCTAGACTTAGCTGTAAGACTCCCGTATATCAATACATACGATTGATAAGACTCCTAaccttagtttttttttgtaatattgattGTACGCGTTGGATATCTTTCGTCTTAAACGTGAAATATTTGGCTACAGCCACCAGTGACGTAAATCCGTAACTAACCGAAATGTGTAGGTAATCCTTACAATGTAGACTTTACATTACAAATTGGCTATgaatcaaaatattgtactgtcgatataataaacattgtgTTAACCTTCGCGTCATGAtagaattatttgttttttatatattaattgaagaATGTGTAGatctacattttttaaatatgttgatTATCTGTGGTTATCTATTAAAGCAGTCGACATGTGCGGCTTGATTTTTGCGGATACCTTACGAATTAAGTTTCAAggtcaaatttaaaaacgtaCGATTGTGCGGTATTATTTTGATCACCTTTGAACACTTGTTGTTTTTCGCCCCTACCCATCCCTACATGGGTATGGTACCATTTAAATTCATCAAAACGGTcgatcataattatttaacttaaacctCGAACTTAAAATCCTCTATAGTCTATGTTAAGAgagaagttatttaaaaaaatatatttaatattttatttgtaaagtatgtaatgaaatatgaGCGTATTGTTTACAGTAGGTTATTTTTGGCGGTTTTATCTTCTAACCAACGGGAACACCTACGGACGGGGCTGGCACGCGTTCAACAAGTTTATATTTGGCAGTATCGGATTGTGCTTCGAGATATCGTCTTGcggatttaaatttttttataaggcaACATTGTAGTCCTAAATTAGTTATAGTTACTAGTTGAAGGGGCGCTAGAGGAGTTAAAAATTACGATATccaaaaattcatttaaagatcggttaagtaaaaattatacttagaTAGTAACTATGATGGACTGGTATTTGAATTACGTTATGGCTCTCTGttttaagataatatataaaatatataacagttaatatatatcataaagtttggattaaattataacatatacaatttatattcgaaaaaaatctaaaatatttacactgcacttaaattttgttatattaataaaaagatattttactcAACTAAGTTTGTAACTTACACGCTTAAATACTATACTCAAACCTCAACCTTAGcctaatttataatgtattatattcacAATTCATCAAGTGTACAGTGTGTAGTGTATgtgtatatacttattatcCAAAATGACATCCGCGTAACAAAACTCCGCGCTAAATGCGTTGATGCAAAACCAGATTTGGCAATCGCGTTTAAAAGTCCACCTGCACGTAAACTACACACTGTACACTGCACTTCACTGCACTTACGTCGCACGGGTAGAAAGCGGTCACTCAGTCTTACACTGGTGCAGACTGGCAGCAAGACGTTGGAATGTGGAGTCCGCGGCGACCGGGGCGGCTCTGAACGCTACGCCGTTTGTTAGCGCTCGGCCCGCGCTTGATATTTTTAGCCGCGGTCAATTTTGAGCTGATTTCGGCCAGCTCCGGTTTCTGTAGTACACGTTGGTAGTCTTGCACCGGACGTGAAGGGCGTGGCTATTAGGTTTTATTCAATCACATTTTAGGCTGTTCGTTTGAATCTCAGACGATTCGGTAATCGGATTGTGAAGTTGTTTACGAAACGAATTACATACAATTACATGCGTTGGAGGCGGTGACTTCGGACAGATATCTAGTAtcttttacttttaacttCAACTGATTTATGAACACATACTGATCAATTACAGAGTGTCAAGTACAGTTTACTGTATGAAGCGGATATTTAatgatgataaaatatatacatttgtagGGTCTAAAAATGTGACGAAACGACCTTCTTAGGTCTGGGCcctagatttctgtatcatgataatgttattaaaatctaatatgCATGTAAgttatcagcctcctgtgcctgacacacgcagtTGGTTCTAAGGAAAGCCGATttccacgatgttttccttcaccattagAGGGAATGTTAAACGCGCacaaagaaaatctattgttgcacagccggggattgaacctacgacctcacgttaaagccactaggcaaaacacagcctttgtagttgaTAAATTTATCGATCAAATAGAATCTTGTTATACGAGAGTCATGGTTGGCGCTATGACTCTATTTTTACATATCTAAAAAACTTAGAGATAACGCTCGTTTTTGAATCCTAACAAACGCTACGGATTCGATGTACTTAACGCATATATAGTGTATAGCAGGGGCTtagtcaagatgccttaatgtatgtagaaagtctaaacttaatttgtatgaGAATAACAGTTCGCGTCGACAGATTTTCATTCACTACATACACTAATACTGGGTTCAATTCCCAGCGAAATAAAAGCCGATCACCTCCttggtttaaaataatattagtgaaGCTGACACAGGAATATTTCTAGCCGATGGCAGAATCACttcaaacaataattgtttattttggaattcaaaatattttaatttctaagaGTGGGGGcaagataaaaaacaaatcgTCTATAACACCAAttttaacgtatttttttCTGCGCTGGTATTTTTGTTAAGACCGCCAGTTTCTAACGTTCCAAAGCACAGTCAAAGTTAACCGCCCAGAGTGCGTGGAGTGCGTGAATTTGGATAACTTCTGTGTCGTGATTCTTTCGTAAAATCTTCAACTGATTTCATTTTACCCCATGTACTTGAATTACTAGGTAGATGCGACTGTTTCATAGGAATATTTAGTCACAGTTGTTCATTCTTAGTTAcgaaattacattaaaatacgGCTACTTTTAGTCATTTAGGAATCATCTCAACATTCcgtctttattttttaaatttctaaattatttacgGGGTAAGATAAATTACAAGTTTCGGTTTTACTCCGTTCTGTCTCAAACATTCAGTTTTCATCTTTACCCTGTATTCTAGTcacttctttatttttttatgttattgattttatataaaaatatagcttttgTACTTTCCTAATCAAAGTAcaggttaatatttattgttctaCCAGAGGTTTAAACACAACTCTACTCATCTCATTAAGAAAACAGCTTCCATACAGAcacagcttcaatccgtttacaaagtgttttcttaatgtgtaaaagctgtgttaacaaaagacaatatctaCTCATGTCATCAAAAAAGAAAACGTTCAATCTTCCCCCCACTCaccctaaaatattttgagaaaACATGAGACGGGAAAGTAGATGGAGATATCATTATCACGGAGATTATTTTTTCAGTACTTTGCTTGCCAGCTATTGCCATTCCTTTTTAGTGGCAATAGTgtatatactattttatttaaaggaatGAAGGAATACTTCTATTTAACTACTCATTTCTACGCTACACCACACTAGCTGCAACCTCGGTTTTGATGATATATCGATTGACCAACAGGTCACACATTCAATCTAGTGAAAAGAATAGTTTTTTAGTTCCCTTTTAGAAAATTTTTAGGTTCACGTTTCAGCGTTCTATTCATCTAAAAGTTTAAGCTGCTTCACCTATAAGCTGCCGATTAGATTATGCTATACTAATCTGCCACTTCTATGACATAGTCAGCCTCTTTCACAACATAATCTACCGGTATTATACCATAATCTGCCTCTTTTATAGCATATTCTACGGGTTTTATAGTATAACCTGCCTCTTTGGAATACTAGTTAGGTAGGACTAAAGGGACCTATGAACggaatataaatgttatccGTTAAGTGTTTTCACGACAAAATCAGGGTTCACTTCCACGTAATCCCTTGCCACGAATATTGGCAAAAAGTGTCGTATAACACTTACTCCacgtacataattattttatgatgtacgagttcttattaaataaaagccaaCTCATCTTTAAAGTAAAGCGTGGtcttcagaaaaaaaaacgtcagcatacattatatttttactacatGCAAGCTGTtgtgtgtaataaaaataattgtgacCAAACATGcttatcatttaattaaaattttgaaaattgttCAAGATCGTTGAACTCGTAATAATTTATCGAGGATACAGCATAACCTAGGGCTCAGATTGTATAGAGCTAATGTAGCTTTATCTACCTGCAagccaatttttttatgatacatttGTCTGTCGAAAATTTACTGATAAAACTCAGATAAAAACTGACTTTTCAGCTTTATTGTCAACTGCCAATACATTTCATAAATTCCAAGTGTCAGTTGCCAATTCTGATTTCACAGTCACACATGTTTTTCATGTGTTTACGTTCACTAGACGTTAATACTTATTCTGTAAATTTTTGAGTTATTaactcaaaaattaataaattaaaattaccaaaatatttattcagttataaaatattagtattagaaACTGTTCCGTATAATAttccagaaaaacaaacattttttgtgATGTTTAGTGTATAGTGTTTACGCAGTTTAGGTTAGGAACTTAACTgcaaacttttaattatataaaatgtttcaaataCCCGATTGGGAAGACAGTGTACCATCTTCAGATATCAAGTTCGACGTAACAACTTCGGTGAGTAATCATTATAGAGTCAGAGATTTAAATTGACGAAATTTTATTGAGTTTTTGTCTATTTAacaacttatatttattttcagaaatataAAAGCAAAAATGGTAGTACAAATATTGATCATGCAAAAAATGTTGATACTAAAAACAATACCATAATCCAACAAAATGGACTtccaaaatcaaataaaaagaaaaatggtaATGAAATCTTTTCAAATGGAAAAACATTGAATCATAAACGCCCATTGTCGTCAAACAAACAAATGGAAAAGAATGAGAGTCCTCATAAAAGTGATACCCATACCAATATAATGGGAAGATTTGTACGACTAAAACCACCAAATGACTTGGTAGAGCAGATGGTAGGTAGCAAAAATCCtaaatctaataatataaaacaaaaaaacaaacataatacTATGgacaataaaagaaaatctgATAAATTGAAAACCATGCAAACAAGTCCCAAGCAACCTTTGACCAAAATTAAGCAGAAAGATGTTGATTTAAATGAAAGTTTTGATCAAAGTTTAGATACAGATCAATTAGATGAGGTCATTATTAATGCcaagaaaagaaaactgaattcatttaataataaagaagaaaaagatGTAGTAGAGATGTTTACACAAAGCAGCAAACCCCtttcaaagaaaaaagaaGCTATAAAGAATATGTTACATAAAGTTGGCCAAAGAAATACTATTCATGTAAATGGAAACAGTTTAAGAGAAAGAATGCTCCAGCGGCTGAAAGGTATTTATTCTAATGTTCAgactaaatactttttattctaTCCTCTTATGTTATGACTTAATGTTGTGCTTTATCCTTAAGTCAGCAAGTCACTTTAAACTTGCTTTTTAGGGTTATATTTGTGTCTTATTATTGATTCAACAGTTAAGATTTAAGCGATAAGTAGTGTCAGTtctctatttaaatatacatataagtaatataaatagaattataaatcaaaaatatttctttcagCTGCTCAGTTTAGGTATATCAATGAGAAGTTATATACATCATCAGGATCTGATGCTGTAAGGTTATTCAAAGAGGATCCTGATGCTTTCAAAACATACCACCAAGGATACCAACAACAGGTTAAAAAGTGGCCTGTTAATCCAATAGATCTTATTGTTCAAAGGATTTCAAAGATGTAAGTAATTTACTAATTGGGTATTATCTGTACATTTGAATGTTTGCTAAAGTTTTGTTTCATCAAATTGTATggtgttaaatatttttaaaccttgTATTTTGAGTTGTCAATGTCAATCACCAGTTCTTTATTCAAGTTTcacacatttataaataattttaagattgtaaacaatgtttttatggTAAATAGATTATAGAAGCAATATAAAACTATCAGTGTCTCTCCAGTTTtaatgttatgtaaaatactttataagtacttatatttttatatatctaacCTTTGGttcatattacaaaattaacatttattgctAGTTCTTAAATCAATGGCATATCTGGACCATATCCACATGATATGGAATGAAgcgttaaaattatataacgctttataattttatatagaattaaatatttcaggcCGAAAACCCATTTCATAGCTGATATGGGTTGTGGAGAAGCAGTACTATCTAAACGAGTACCTCAGAAAGTCCGTTCTTTTGACTTGGTGTCATTTAACTCGAATGTGGAAGTTTGTGACATTGCTCATACACCATTATTGGCCAGCTCAATGGATGTTGCGGTGTACTGTTTAGCTTTAATGGGCACAGATCTCACACAGTACTTGGTTGAAGCTAACAGAGTACTGAAGACTGGGTCAGTATTTTCATAACATACAACAATAATTTCTGTAGTCATACACTTTGTtagcatttaataataatttgtttaatatgcTTTACTGTATGCATGGttgactatttatatattacaacaaAGTAAagttaagtataataatagatcaaaagaaaatattaaaactgagAAAGATTGTACAGATTTTTGAAACCAAAATAATCTCAGCCAAGCCGTTAAAACAAAACCATAACTGGTtgaactaataattaaatgtaatatttaaatatcaaagagttttttaataatcataccACATACTGCAATGACATATGCATTAACATCAATATAAGATTGCCATtattcaattgtattttttattatttatactcatTACAGTGGTTACCTACTTATAGCTGAAGTAGAGAGTCGATTCGATAATGTGGACACATTTATAGCAGAAGTGCAGAAAATTGGTTTCTCTCTGAAAACGGTGGATAAGAATAACCAAGTATTCTACTTCATGGAGTTCACCAAGATTCGGGAGGCTCCCAAGAAGTCGAAGCTACCTCATTTGACCTTAAAACCATGTTTATATAAGAAACGATAAATGCCGTTTGACATAGTGTTTtggcttattattttaaaatatgaaccCTAACAACAGTGGTGTTAAAAATTCACagagaatattttaattttacacaaCAATCAATggaagttttttatttatttccacatCATTATTCTATCTTAACAGTTACAATAAATTAGATACAACGTCAAAATAatcgattatatttatatgcctaaatcttataactaacaatatagtaagcaactcttgtgaattcagccagtgtacaaacaaataggtctACCTCAGTAGAAATTTTCTCTCGTGAGTGGCGCTTTGCTAACCAAGTTGAAATGTGCGCGCGGTACATCCAAAAGTTTTGCCAGAAGCCTCAGGTTTCTACTTGGTACCCGTAGACCCAGTCTCTCCATAATATCCAGATTCTGAACCCGACCCGTAATAatcctaaataaatacactgaCACAACTAGCTCTCTTTTGAGGCGTAGCTGGTCGTAACCCACCATACCCAGAACAAACAGGGTGGGGACATATATCACATAAGTGGATACAATGGATACACTCCATTCAGTCTCTTGTAGAGGCTGCGagtgaatatattttgtactcATTCTAACATGAGACTGTATTTAGCCTCATATGGGGCCCACACCATTGCGTTGTACTCCAAGTTTCTTCTCACTAGggcattgtataaaattttaattgcacTGATATTCGTAAACCACAAGCTATTCGTAATATGAACCCCAAATTTCTGTAAGCCTTTTTGCATatcttatatacatatatatctgggagtatattttaatattagataGAGGAGTAGATCTTTGACCTCTGAGACTAGCCAACGTTAGCCCACTGACAACAACAGCAACAGCTGCGCTAACGTCAAGCTTTGGCTTTTGTGTAACATAAACAGAGCTAAAATACTCGGCAAATGCTCTAACACAGGGGATAAAACTTCTCCGTTCTCAATAACACCCAATGGTTCTCTGTTGACTCTGTTACACCTATTAATAAACCTCCAGCATGACTTGGGATCTTCAATCACATTTGATTCAATAGCCTTAGTATAATTTTCAAGAGCCAATGCAATTAATTACTTACCTTCAGCTCTGCAACGGCTAAActattcgtaatattttagGGATTTAGTGACCTTGAATCTCTTATGTAGCGTGgctatttgtttaatttttttaatgacctCCCTTGTGTACCATTTAGGATATAAATATCTTGAGTATTCTAAGCTcctggtatttttttaaggctTTTCTTAAGCACAGAGTTTAACGTATAATAGAAGCAATTGAGACTCTGATTTAAATCAGACGAGTATACATCAGACCAATCCACTTCTCTAATCTTTGATTTCAATGCACTTAAAATTCCATTGAAACAAGCGCTCATGGGTTTTTGCCGGGACATCCTTTGAAGGAACTGCTGCAACGTGCGGAAGCACACACACAAGAAGCGGTGGATGCTGAACGTCTATAGGTACCAAAGGTTCATCCGCCTCACTCACCCCTAAACTTTGCATTCCCCTACCTTTGCTCAATACCAAGTCTAATAAACGGCCGTTAATATTCCCTATATTGTTACACTGACTGAATTCACAATAATTACTAAAGTAATTCCAAAAATAAGCATTTACATTGTTTGAacaagaatataaattaaagtcaCCGATTACTAATACATACTTTGAACAAAATTCTTCAATTGTTTTGAGCAATAAAAAGTATTGAACATCATTCGTATTTGGAGGggtataaacaaaacataacaGAAACATAaatccattttttaaatagacagTTGCACAAACTATTTCAAACGGGCGAGATTCAATGTGCAAATCAGAGGGCAAAATTACGCGGCGCAGTTCCAGGCACGAGGAAGCCACAAGACATACGCCACCATGCTTGCGCCCATCCACGCGGTCACATCGTAATACCGTATATCTGGGAGGGACTAGCTCAGCGTCAGCTATAGATTCGTTACAACCCGTTTCCGTAACTGCAAACAAATCTACAGGGATTGATGAGACACTCATATAAAATTCCTTATACTTGGTCAGAAGACCCCTCACATTTTGGTAACATATCTTAATATGTCTACTTCCATCCTTTTGGTTTGTTTGATGATCTCCGAAACCACACCCAATCACAATATTCAACATTTATCGGCCAATTATCCGGTTTACATAATAACTCATATTCACATTCTGGTACCCCTATAATGAACGATGCGTCCTTTTCtcttttatgattatttttttcgaCTCTTATAGGCACATCCTTGCTATATATTacattcttaatttaattctcCAGACATTGGTAACTTGTATCTTTGTTTAGCCGCCACACATGCAGAAACTTATTCCGCTCCGATCCTTGAATCTCCACTACATCGCTTCTACCTACGTTTTTAACTTCACAG
This portion of the Pieris brassicae chromosome 6, ilPieBrab1.1, whole genome shotgun sequence genome encodes:
- the LOC123711285 gene encoding troponin T, skeletal muscle isoform X5, whose product is MSDEEEYSGSEEEEVEEEVVETPAPKQDSEGDPEFIKRQDQKRSDLDEQLKEYINEWRKQRSKEEDELKRLKEKQAKRKVSRAEEEKRLAQKKKEEEERRVRELEEKKQRDIEEKRQRLEEAEKKRQAMLQAMKDASNKTGPNFTIQKKNDNFGLSNAQLERNKTKEQLEEEKKISLSIRIKPLTIEGLSVDKLRQKATELWECIIKLETEKYDLEERQKRQDYDLKELKERQKQQLRHKALKKGLDPEALTGKHPPKIQVASKYERRVDTRSYDDKKKLFEGGYDTQLSEYMDKLWKEKLEEFTNRNKTRLPKWFGERPGKKKGELESPEGEEDVKAEPDEDEEPQFEPEPEEEEVVEEEEVEEEEEEEEEEEEEEEEEEEE
- the LOC123711285 gene encoding troponin T, skeletal muscle isoform X2, which translates into the protein MSDEEEYSGSEEEEVEEEVVETPAPKQESRPSIASEGDPEFIKRQDQKRSDLDEQLKEYINEWRKQRSKEEDELKRLKEKQAKRKVSRAEEEKRLAQKKKEEEERRVRELEEKKQRDIEEKRQRLEEAEKKRQAMLQAMKDASNKTGPNFTIQKKNDNFGLSNAQLERNKTKEQLEEEKKISLSIRIKPLTIEGLSVDKLRQKATELWECIIKLETEKYDLEERQKRQDYDLKELKERQKQQLRHKALKKGLDPEALTGKHPPKIQVASKYERRVDTRSYDDKKKLFEGGYDTQLSEYMDKLWKEKLEEFTNRNKTRLPKWFGERPGKKKGELESPEGEEDVKAEPDEDEEPQFEPEPEEEEVVEEEEVEEEEEEEEEEEEEEEEEEEE
- the LOC123711285 gene encoding troponin T, skeletal muscle isoform X6, with translation MSDEEEYSGSEEEEVEEEVVETPAPKQDEGDPEFIKRQDQKRSDLDEQLKEYINEWRKQRSKEEDELKRLKEKQAKRKVSRAEEEKRLAQKKKEEEERRVRELEEKKQRDIEEKRQRLEEAEKKRQAMLQAMKDASNKTGPNFTIQKKNDNFGLSNAQLERNKTKEQLEEEKKISLSIRIKPLTIEGLSVDKLRQKATELWECIIKLETEKYDLEERQKRQDYDLKELKERQKQQLRHKALKKGLDPEALTGKHPPKIQVASKYERRVDTRSYDDKKKLFEGDLEKLNKDFIEKVWQERADQFGGRQKARLPKWFGERPGKKKGELESPEGEEDVKAEPDEDEEPQFEPEPEEEEVVEEEEVEEEEEEEEEEEEEEEEEEEE
- the LOC123711285 gene encoding troponin T, skeletal muscle isoform X4, whose product is MSDEEEYSGSEEEEVEEEVVETPAPKQDSEGDPEFIKRQDQKRSDLDEQLKEYINEWRKQRSKEEDELKRLKEKQAKRKVSRAEEEKRLAQKKKEEEERRVRELEEKKQRDIEEKRQRLEEAEKKRQAMLQAMKDASNKTGPNFTIQKKNDNFGLSNAQLERNKTKEQLEEEKKISLSIRIKPLTIEGLSVDKLRQKATELWECIIKLETEKYDLEERQKRQDYDLKELKERQKQQLRHKALKKGLDPEALTGKHPPKIQVASKYERRVDTRSYDDKKKLFEGDLEKLNKDFIEKVWQERADQFGGRQKARLPKWFGERPGKKKGELESPEGEEDVKAEPDEDEEPQFEPEPEEEEVVEEEEVEEEEEEEEEEEEEEEEEEEE
- the LOC123711285 gene encoding troponin T, skeletal muscle isoform X3, translating into MSDEEEYSGSEEEEVEEEVVETPAPKQESRPSIAEGDPEFIKRQDQKRSDLDEQLKEYINEWRKQRSKEEDELKRLKEKQAKRKVSRAEEEKRLAQKKKEEEERRVRELEEKKQRDIEEKRQRLEEAEKKRQAMLQAMKDASNKTGPNFTIQKKNDNFGLSNAQLERNKTKEQLEEEKKISLSIRIKPLTIEGLSVDKLRQKATELWECIIKLETEKYDLEERQKRQDYDLKELKERQKQQLRHKALKKGLDPEALTGKHPPKIQVASKYERRVDTRSYDDKKKLFEGDLEKLNKDFIEKVWQERADQFGGRQKARLPKWFGERPGKKKGELESPEGEEDVKAEPDEDEEPQFEPEPEEEEVVEEEEVEEEEEEEEEEEEEEEEEEEE
- the LOC123711285 gene encoding troponin T, skeletal muscle isoform X1, which produces MSDEEEYSGSEEEEVEEEVVETPAPKQESRPSIASEGDPEFIKRQDQKRSDLDEQLKEYINEWRKQRSKEEDELKRLKEKQAKRKVSRAEEEKRLAQKKKEEEERRVRELEEKKQRDIEEKRQRLEEAEKKRQAMLQAMKDASNKTGPNFTIQKKNDNFGLSNAQLERNKTKEQLEEEKKISLSIRIKPLTIEGLSVDKLRQKATELWECIIKLETEKYDLEERQKRQDYDLKELKERQKQQLRHKALKKGLDPEALTGKHPPKIQVASKYERRVDTRSYDDKKKLFEGDLEKLNKDFIEKVWQERADQFGGRQKARLPKWFGERPGKKKGELESPEGEEDVKAEPDEDEEPQFEPEPEEEEVVEEEEVEEEEEEEEEEEEEEEEEEEE
- the LOC123711285 gene encoding troponin T, skeletal muscle isoform X7, with amino-acid sequence MSDEEEYSEGDPEFIKRQDQKRSDLDEQLKEYINEWRKQRSKEEDELKRLKEKQAKRKVSRAEEEKRLAQKKKEEEERRVRELEEKKQRDIEEKRQRLEEAEKKRQAMLQAMKDASNKTGPNFTIQKKNDNFGLSNAQLERNKTKEQLEEEKKISLSIRIKPLTIEGLSVDKLRQKATELWECIIKLETEKYDLEERQKRQDYDLKELKERQKQQLRHKALKKGLDPEALTGKHPPKIQVASKYERRVDTRSYDDKKKLFEGDLEKLNKDFIEKVWQERADQFGGRQKARLPKWFGERPGKKKGELESPEGEEDVKAEPDEDEEPQFEPEPEEEEVVEEEEVEEEEEEEEEEEEEEEEEEEE